A segment of the Candidatus Anoxymicrobium japonicum genome:
GACGAGCGGAAATTCGTGGATAAGGCTCGCGATGCCGAGGATGACAGTCGCGATAAGCGTTCCGAGCGCCATGGTAAGGTAAGTGCTCGTGGACATCATAGAGTTCGCGGTCATTATTTCGTCTGTATCAACGAGATCCGGTATGCAAGAGTCCCTGGCGGGGCCGAACAACAAGGTAAAGCATTCGATGCCGAATACCAGTCCACAGATGAGAGCCAGCGAGTTCGCGAAAGCGAGAGCCACAACCAGCGCGCAACGAACCAGTTCGCACAGAACAAGGAGCGTCTTGCGCTCGATCCGATCCACTACCGCGCCTGCCACCAGCCCGAAGAGGAATGCCGGCAGAAACCTGAAAGTCATCATCCAGAACAGGCCCCACTGACTGTTGAGCCGGTACACCGAGTCGAGAAGAACGCCGACAATGACCCAATCCCCGATGCCGGATATACCCTGCCCGACCCAGAGCGTCATGAAATCATGGTTTAAGAAAACTTTCCTGAAAGCGGATATCTCGAGGGATACCTGAGTTGATGGATCCCCGCCGTGAAGCTCCTTGACCTGACCGTCTTTCTCCATGAGCGTGTCGCCCAACTGTCCATCACTCATCTATATCTCGATCACTTTTCTGCGAAGTGAATGACAGTTTACGCTCAGCGCGACTGGAAGGCACGCCATGTGGCACGGCGCTGAGAGTATTCGAGCGCCGATGCACGTCGTAGTCCCGCCGAGGGCGCCGGGGCCTATTCCCAGGCAATTCACAGCTTCGACAAGCTCCGCCTCTCGCATCGCGACGCCTTCGGCGGGAGACAGTTTCTCGCGCTGTCCGCTCTGAGAAGTGGAAGATGAGTTCAGCGGCAAGAGCAACGCTCTCTTTGCGAGCGCCGGCGCGCGGTCAAAACTTCCTCCTATTCCCAGGCCAAGCGCCAGGGGTGGACACGACCCCGCGCCCACCTCGGAGATTGTCTCAAGGACGAACTCGCGTACGCCTTTCCAGCCGGCGCCCGGTGACAACATCGCTATCCGTGACGCATTTTCGCAGCCGCCGCCTTTGGCGAGAACGCCGACGGTCGATTTCTCATCATTCGAGATTGTCACGTCCACAATGGCCGGTGTGTTATCTTTTGTGTTGTCTCGTTCGTCTAAAGGGTTATTCACGATCGACGATCGCAGCGCCCCACGCTTCGTCGCCCTCGCGACGGCGCTCGCGGCGATGGCCTCGATGTCGCCTTTGATGAGCGTTTCAGCCCCCACCGTCACATAAACAGAAAACACGCCCGTGTCCTGGCAGAGAGGCACTCCTTTCTCGAGCGCTACGCGCGCGTTTTCAATGATGAGATCTATCACGCGACGGCCCAATTCCGAGCGCTCACCTGATCTGAAAAACTCAAGCGCGCTTTTCACGTCGTCGCCAAGAGTTGTTGATATATCAAGGCAGAGAGACTCGATGGCCTCGCCTATCTTTGAAGCGTCAATCACTCTCATCGGCAACAGCCTTTCCCATCTCGGACACACGACGGC
Coding sequences within it:
- a CDS encoding fumarate hydratase (Catalyzes the reversible hydration of fumaric acid to yield I-malic acid), yielding MPMRVIDASKIGEAIESLCLDISTTLGDDVKSALEFFRSGERSELGRRVIDLIIENARVALEKGVPLCQDTGVFSVYVTVGAETLIKGDIEAIAASAVARATKRGALRSSIVNNPLDERDNTKDNTPAIVDVTISNDEKSTVGVLAKGGGCENASRIAMLSPGAGWKGVREFVLETISEVGAGSCPPLALGLGIGGSFDRAPALAKRALLLPLNSSSTSQSGQREKLSPAEGVAMREAELVEAVNCLGIGPGALGGTTTCIGARILSAPCHMACLPVALSVNCHSLRRKVIEI